CGGCAGGGTCGGCATCAGCCTGCTCGACGGTACCTCCACGGGTCAGGTCGCTCTGGTGGTGCACCCGACGTTCCTCTACGAGGCACTGTGGAGCCTGGTGGTCTTCGGTGCCCTGCTCTACCTCGACCGTCGGTACGACCTCGGTCACGGACGGCTTTTCGCGTTGTACGTCGCCGCCTACTGTTTCGGGCGTTTCTGGGTGGAGCTGCTGCGCAGTGACCCGGCGACTCATCTGGGTCCGCTGCGCATCAACACGGTCACCGCGACCGTGGTGATGGTGGCCGCGCTGATCTACCTCGCCAAGGCGCCACGGGGCCGCGAGCTCCCCGCAGCGTTCGGATCGGCGTCGAATCCGGCGCCGTGACCGACACGCTGACACGAATCCCGCCTGCCGGCCGGCCCCCGCCATCAGGCCAGCCGCCCGCTATCGGCGGGTACGGACCCTCGGCCCGTGAAGCGCAGATGTCGCACGGACGCCGCATCGACGCGCCACCGTCGCGTCCGGTCACTGGCACCGGACCCCGCGCCGGCCTCGGCGCGGTCACCGCGAATCCCGCCTGCGACGACGTCGATGCGCTGACCGTCCCGGCCGCCGCTTCGGGACGTGCGTTCGACCACGACTTCCGCGTCCTGCACTGCCGCGAGCTGGACGATGACGCCGACGGCGACGACGACCAACGTCCGCTCGTTCTCGCGACACCGGCGCCCGCCGACGGGTTGTCTCCGTGTCCCGGCTCATGGCACCGAAGCGCGCGTCACCGGCGTTCGGGGCGCGCCCGGTCGCCGGCACGTCATCGCCGCTCCGCGACGGGCCCGGCGCCGGCCCGAGCGCTGATGGCCGCTCTGGCGGCCGGTGCCGTTGCCGCCGCAGCGCACGCCGCGATCACGTCGGGCAACGGCACGGGCGCACCGGTAGCGGTCACCACCGGCGCTGATGAGGGCATGCAGATCGTCACCCTGGACGCGACCCCGGCCGCGTCGGTGTTGGCCGAGGAGTTCGTCCACGCCGTCGCGTTCGCGCAGGAGCGCGCCCAGCGCGAGACCCGCTTGCAGCGACCGCTCTACGCGAGCCCGACGCGCGGCATCCTCACCTCGGGTTTCGGGACGCGCTGGGGAGTGCTGCACGGCGGAATCGACGTCGCCAACGCCATCGGCACGCCGATCAACGCCCCCGCCGACGGCGTGGTGATCGCCGCGGGCCCGGTCGCCGGCTTCGGCATGTGGGTCAAGCTGCGCCACGACGACGGAACGGTCACCCTGTTCGGTCACATCGACCGTGCGACCGTCCAAACCGGCCAGCACGTGATGGCCGGCGACCAGATCGCGCTGATGGGCAACACCGGGAATTCCACCGGCCCGCACCTGCACTTCGAGGTCCACCTCGCCGGAGACCGGCAAACGGACCCGTTGCCGTGGCTGGCCGAGCGCGGCGTCCCACTCAGCGCGCTCACCGGGTAGCCCGCAGTCAGCTCGCCCGTCCCGTCCGGTTACCCACGAGCTGGGGCGAGGTCGAACGCCGGTATGTCACCGCTGTCGGCGAGGTGTCGCCAGGACACTCGCCCGTGCGCCCGCCGGGGTCAGATCAGTCGGTGCCGACCAGGCTGCGAGGAGATGCGCTGCACACGGGTCCTGGCCTCGCACGGCGGCCGCTGAGACTCGGTGCGGCCGCCGATCAGCCACTGCGGCACGAAGTCGGTCAGTGGACCCAGCATCTCCTTGGCCAACGCGTCGTAAATGGGCGTTGCAGACGGCATCGATCTCCTCGGTGGGGTGAACACGGTGTGGATGGTCTATTCGTGAGGCGATGGCCGAGGCCCCGCGCTCCGCAATCGGCGAACGCTGCGACACGACGTCGACGACTCACCGGGCGCGGCCCCCGGTCCAGCGCAGTTCGCCGACATCGGTGAACGCCACCTGCGCGACGCAGTCGTCGCGGCGCAGCGATACCCAACGAGTCATCGTGGTGTGCACGACGTGGACGTCAGTCTGCTCGACATTCACGCCTACTAGGTTACTCAGTAGTCCGTGAGGTCGTGGGTTGAACACGTCGAATCAGTGGCGTATCACGCAATGGGACCTACCGTGCGCGTCGTCGTCTCGCGCGGGCCGTCCGCCGGGGCCGCGGGAGACCGTCGGGGAGATCGACGCCGGACAAGCGAGATCGCCACGGCGGCAACGGCGAGCACCGACAGTGCCAATTGGATCCGGGGAGTCCATCGGGTGGCTGGTGCCAGTCCGCTGCGCAGGGTGATCCGCTCGACGAGGTATCCCGATGCGTTGAATGCGGTGGTGGACGCGGCGCGCCCGTCGGGTGCGATGACCGCGCTGACGCCGGTGGTGCTGGCCACCACGACGCTGCGGTCGTGCTCGATGGCGCGCAGTTTTCCGAACGCCAGTTGCTGGCGGCTCATTTGTTCGGTGAAGGTGGCGCTGTTGGACGGCACCACCAGCATCTGGGCGCCGGCCAGGACGGCGTCGCGGGCGGCGCGGTCGAAGACGACCTCCCAGCAGGTGGCGACCCCGACGGGTACACCCGCGGCGTGCACGATCCCGGTTCCCGAGCCGGGGACGAAGA
This window of the Mycolicibacterium chubuense NBB4 genome carries:
- a CDS encoding M23 family metallopeptidase, with translation MTDTLTRIPPAGRPPPSGQPPAIGGYGPSAREAQMSHGRRIDAPPSRPVTGTGPRAGLGAVTANPACDDVDALTVPAAASGRAFDHDFRVLHCRELDDDADGDDDQRPLVLATPAPADGLSPCPGSWHRSARHRRSGRARSPARHRRSATGPAPARALMAALAAGAVAAAAHAAITSGNGTGAPVAVTTGADEGMQIVTLDATPAASVLAEEFVHAVAFAQERAQRETRLQRPLYASPTRGILTSGFGTRWGVLHGGIDVANAIGTPINAPADGVVIAAGPVAGFGMWVKLRHDDGTVTLFGHIDRATVQTGQHVMAGDQIALMGNTGNSTGPHLHFEVHLAGDRQTDPLPWLAERGVPLSALTG